The window catggttcctgGGGTGGGCCATAGATTTGAGCGTATTGTAggttgaaaattgactggggtgtgctagggaggttgggggttgtcccattatggtccgtttcaatattcatggccatttgagcggacaaactggcgaaaaggcatgaacggggcattttcgggcaaaatcagtgtgctatatcccacggttccAGGGTTAGGCCTAGGTTCAGGGCGTGTTGTGGGAAAAatattgatcggggcatgctcgagaagttagggatcatcccagtgtggcctatttcaatttttgtggcatttgggtggacaaacgagcaaaatggcacaaacgaggcattttcgggctaaatcggtgtgctatagcctatgattccGAGTGTTGGCTAGGGGTTCGGGCGTGATGggggccaaaaattgatggggGCATGACAAGAaagttgggaatcatcctagtatggttcgtttcaatattcagtgcgaatggggcattttcgagccaaatcggtgtgctataacccatgattttgaggGTTGGCCCAGGGTTCtagcatgctgtgggctaaaaatcgaccaagGAGTTCCATGGAAgttgaggatcatctcagtgtggtccgtttcaatattcatggctatttgggtggacaaatgggcaaaatagcatgaacagggcatttttgggccaaataaatgtgttatagcccacgctTCTGGGAGTAGGCCCAGGGTTTAGgtgtgctgtgggataaaaatcgatTGGGGAATTTCAGGGAGGTTGgttatcatcccagtgtggtccgtatTAATATTTgtggccgtttgggtggacaaacgggtgaaacagcatgaacggggtatttttaagtcaaattggtgtgctatagaccgtAGTTCCGAGTGTGGGCCTGGGTCCGGGTatgttgtgggcctaaaatcgatcGGAGCGTGCCATGAAGGTGAAGGATTATCCCAGTGCGGTACGTTTATATACTCGTGGCCaaatgggtggacaaacgagtgaaacggcgcaaacggggcatttttgggccaaatcggtgtgctataggccatggttacgggggtggacccgaggtccgggcgtgttgtgggccaaaaatcgatcgagccatgccaggaaggttgggtatcatcccagtgagTTCCGTTTCAATATTTATGGCAATTTTGGTcaacaaatgggcgaaacgacgtgaatggggcattttcgagccagaTCGGTGTATTATATCCCACGGTTCAGTGGGTGGGAtcggggttcgagcatgctgtgggacaaaaatcgaccggggcatgccaaggaggttggggatcattccagtgtggttcgtttaattattcgtggctatttgggtggacaaacgagtgaaacagcgcgaacgggacATATTCGAgacaaatcaatgtgctatagcctacggttccgaGGGTTGGCcaagggtccgagcgtgctgtgggtcgaaaatcgattggggcatgtcagggagtttgaggatcattccagtgtggtccatttcaatattcgtggctatttgggtggacaaatgaatGAAActgcatgaacggggcattttcaagctaaatcggtgtgatatagtctacgattttgggggtgggcccgaggttcgggcattttatgggtcaaaaattgatcgaggcatgccaaggaggttagggatcatcccagtgtggtccgattcaatattcgtggctatttgagtagacaaacaggcaaaatggcacgaatggggcattttcgagcaaaactgatgtgctatagcccaaaatTCTGAGAGTAAtcccagggttcgggtgtgctataggctgaaaattgactgtggcatgctagggaggttgtggattattctagtgtggtccgttttaatatttgtggccatttggatggacaaacgagcaaaacagcgcgaacggggcatttttgggccaaatcgatgtactattGCCCACGATTCcatgggtgggcccagggtccaagcgTGCAGTGGGTCATAAATCGACCAGGGCGTGCCAAGTAGGTTAGGGATCATAccaatgtggtccgtttcaatattcgtagccatttgggtagacaaacgggtgaaacatcGCGACGGTGAATCTTCGAGCCACGGTTCTGGGGTTGGGCCAAGGGTCCGGTCGTGCTGTAGGTCTAAAATTGAACAGGGAGTGCTaggaaagttggggatcatcccagtaggGTCCGTTTTAATAtccgtggctatttgggtggacaaacgagtaaaAGAacacaaatagggcattttcaggccaaatcagtgtgctaggGAGCAGACTAGTATGGTTCCTTTAGATGGgggaggctatttgggtggttaaatgggtgaaacgattcgaacagagcatttttaggccaaatcggtgtactatagcccatggttctgagGGTGGGAtcgaggttcgggcgtgttgttggccaaaaattgattgaagcATGCCAGGGATGATGGGGAGTGGCCTATTATGGTTCCATTAAGTGGGGGAGGTTATTTGGgcggtcaaacgggcaaaacattgcaaaggggcatttttggcccaaattggtgtgctatagcccgcggtttcaggggtgggcttaGGGTTCGAGCGttctgtgggttgaaaatcaaccaGGGAGTGCCGGATAGGCTGGGGAACGGCGTCGTATGGTTCCTTTGGGTGGGCGaggtcatttgggtggttaaacaggagaaaggcgtgaacggggcatttttggtctaattcggtgtgctattgcccacggttatGGAGGTGGGCCAGGGTTTCGGGCattttgtgggtcaaaaatcaatcggagcaTGCCAAAAAGGCTgaagagcggcctagtatggtTATTTTAGgtggggagggggcatttgggtggtcaaacgagcaaaatagcacgattggggcatttttgggctaagacggtgtgctatagcccatggtttcggagGTGATCCCTGGGTCCGGGTGTGATGTGGACCAAAAATCATTTGAGGCATACGAGGAAGGGtagggagcagcctagtgtggttCCTTTCGGTGGGGGAGGCCATTTTGaaggtcaaacgggcgaaacgaccgaaatagggtattttcaggcctattcagtatgctatagcccacggttctggtggtgggctcggggtccgggcttgctgtgggccgaaaattggcAGAGGCATCCAAAGGAGGCTGGGAAGCGGCCTAGTGTGGTTCCTTTGGGTAGGggaggtcatttgggtggtcaaacgggcaaaacagcgcgaacagggtattttcaagctaaatcattatgctatagcccacggttttgagggtaggCCCGAGGTCGGGTGTGTTGTTTGCCCGGAGTCCGAGTGTGTTGGGTGGGAaaggccatttgagtggtcaaactggcaaaacggtgcaaacggggcatttttgggccaaataagtgtggtatagcccacgaaTCTGGGGGAGGGCATGGGGTTCAGgcatgttgtaggccaaaaatcgatcggggcatgccaaagaAGCTGGGGAATGGCCTAGTGTGGTTTCTTTGGGAGGGGaagtctatttgggtggtcaaacgggcaaaacagagcaaatggggcattttttaggccaaatcgatgtgttataacCTATGGTTCCGGGGGTAAGCCAGGGTCATGGcgtattgtgggccaaaaatcaactggggcatgctagggaggttgggaaacGCCTTAGTGTGGTTCCTTTGGGTGGGGTAgtctatttaggtggtcaaatgggcaaacgACGCGAACGAGgaattttcgagcaaaatcggtgtgctatagcctacgattttggggatAGGCCCAGGGTCCTGGCatgttgtaggctaaaaattgattggggcatgccagggaggctggaaaGCATCTTAGTGTGGTTCTTTTGGATGggagaggccatttgggtggtaaaacgaGCAAAACAGAACGAACGGaatatttttaggccaaatcggtgtgccacaGCCTACGATTCTGAGGGTTTCCCTGGGTTCAAGCGTGCTATACACCAAAAATTAATCAGGGAGAGCTAGGGAGTAGCGTAGTATGGTTCTTTTGGGTGGGgagtctatttgggtggtcaaacgggcaaaatggcgagAAAGGGAtatttttcaagccaaatcggtgtgttatagcccacggttctggggtggACCCTGGATCCGGGCGTGATGTTGGCCGAATATTGACCGGGACATTCTAGGGTGGCTGGAGAATGGCCTAGTATGGTTTTTTGGGTGTaggaggccatttgggtggttaaataggtgaaacagtgcgaacgagcattttttatccaaatcggtgtactatagcccatggttctggggtgggatcggggttcgagtgtgctgCGGGCAAAAAATCAATAGGGGTGggccaaggaggctggggagcagcctagtgtatTTTCTTTGGGTGGGGGAgcccatttgggtggtcaaacaggcaaaacgacacgaacgaggcatttttgggcaaaatcggtgtgctatagcccacggttttgggggtgggcctggggtccaggcgtgttgtggacCTAAAATTAtctagggcatgctagggaggctggggagtggcctagtgtggttACTTTGTGAGGggaaggccatttgggtggtcaaatgggcgtaacggcgcgaacggggcattttcgattactatagcccacggttttgggggtgggcctgaggttcgggcgtgctgtgggccaaaaattaactgaggcGTGCCAGTGAAGCTGGAGAGCGGCCTATTATGGTTTTATTAGGTGGGGGAGGCTATTTTTATGGTCAAACgaagcgaacggggcattttttggtcaaatcggtgtgctatagcccacggtttagagagtgggcccggggttcgagcttactgtgggccaaaaatttatcggggcGTACTAGGGAGGCTcaggagcagcctagtgtggttagtttgggtggtcaaacgggcaaaacagtgtgaatgaggcatttttgatccaaatcagtgtgctataccCCGTGGTTTTGGAGGTgtgcccagggtccgagcgtatTGTGGGCAAAAATCCATCGGGACGTGCCAGATAGGCTGgttaaatgggtgaaacagcgcaaacgAGCCATTTTATTGCCAAATTGATGGGTGTTTGCCCACGGTTCTTGGGGTAGGCCTGGGTCCAAGTATaatttaggccaaaaatcgaccagcgGCAACCCGGCTGGGTGAGAAGCGGGTGAAAGTGACCCGATGGGGTCGACAGGTCCATTTGGATGATCAACTAGGTAAAAtatttaggccaaatcgatgggTATTAGCCCATGGTTCTCGGCGTGGGCTCGAGGCTCAAGCACAGTTTTagttaaaaattgattaaaagcTCCCCGAGCTATATGAGAAGCATGGTGAGAGTGGCTCAGCGAGATCggtggggctatttgggtggtcaaacgggctatTTTTTAACCAAATCGTTGAGTTTTAATCCACGGTTCTTGGGGTGGACTCAAGGCTCGAGTGTGgtttgggttgaaaattgatcagTTCCTCTTCCCCTTTAGGTAAGAAATGGGTGAGGTTGGACCGACGGGGTCTgggaggctatttgggtggtaaaacgaGCAAAATGGaacgaacgagccatttttgagccaaatcaatgGGAATTAGCCCTCGATTCTTGGGGTGGGCCCAATCCCTGAGtgtgttttgggtcaaaaattaatcaaCGCCCCCCCCCGACTGGGTGAGAAGCGAATGAGAAAAGCTCGATGAGATCGGCGAggctattttggtggtcaaatggaCAAAACAGAGCGaagggtcatttttgggccaaatcaatagTTGTTTGCTCATGACTCTCGGGGTGGGCGCGGGGCTTAAGTATGGTTTGGGTTGAAAATCAATCAGCGTCCTCCCGATTAGGTGAGTATGGGTGAGGGTGGCCCGACGAGGCCATTtgatggtcaaacaggcgaaacgccgcaaatgggtcattttcaggtcaaatcgatGGGTGTTAACCGGGGTTGTAGTGCGTATATGGGTGGTTTGGCAGGGACGTCTAGGCCATTTttgtggtcaaacaggcgaaacagcatgGACAAAttatttttggcctattttggTGGTTGTTAATCCAAGGTTCGGTGGGTGGGCCTGGTGGCGGATATAGGCAAAAATCGACAGGCTGCCCTCTAGGGGACTATGGAATGAATGTGGGTGGTTCGGTGGGGCCTCCTAggctattttggtggtcaaacgggtaaaatggaatgaatgggccatttttggccCGTTCAATAGGTGTTAACCCATGGTTTGGTGGGTGGGCCCAGGGCTTGGTACCAGATGTGGGCAAAATTGACAAACAGCCCCTCTGGCGAGCTGTGGAGCAGATGTGGGTGGTTCAACGGGGCTTCCTgggccattttatggtcaaataAGTGAAATGGTACGAACAGGCTATTTTAGCTCGTTTTGATAACCCACAGTTTGATTGGTGGGCTCGGGGCCCGGTGGAGGATATCGATAAGTGGATCTCCAAAGGGCTATGGAGTGGATGTGGGTTATTCTTCAGGGCTGCCTTAGCCATTgtggtggtcaaacaggcaaaacgatacGAACAGGCCATTTTTTATCCATTTCAGTGGGTGTTAGCCCACTGTTCGGTGTGTGGGCTCGGAGCTCGATAGTGGATGTGGACAAAAATTGATAGCCAACCCCCCAGGGGCTGTGGAACGAATGTAGATAGTCTGATGGGGCCGTCTGGCCGTTTtagtggtcaaacgggtaaaacggtaCGAATGGGCAGTTTTTGGCCTGCTTCGGTGGGTGTTAGCTCACGGTTCACTAGGTAGGACTGGGGCCCATTGGTGGACATAGGCAAAAAATGACTGGCGGCTCCTCGGGGGGCTTTGGAGCGGATGTGGGTGACATCTAGGCCGTCGGGGCTATTTTGGTAGTCAAACTGGCGAAAAGGCACGAACGAACCATTTTTGGCTCATTTCGGTGGATGTTAACCCCACGGTTTGGTGGGTGGACCTAGtggtaataaaatattttttattatttttcgttTGTGTTAACATATGGATTGAATGAATTGTTGGCGTTCAGATGCGTTCTAGGCAAAACTTTTTGGGTCTTCTCGTGACAACTTATTAAATAGATTGTGTTGCTTTGGAGGGGCGGATGGAACTTTTTTTAAGACATAAGAGCGAAATAGCAAGAATTGAGGACTTCttgcaatttttttatttgtgttaGCTTATGGATTGATGGGGGGGGTGTCTGAGTGCATTTTGGATGAAACTTCTTGGGCCTGTTCGGGACGACCTATTAAATGAATTGTATTGCTTTGGAGAGGCGGGcgattcttttttttaatatatatgagCGAAATAGCAGGAATTGAAGATTTTTTACGATTTTTCATGTGTTAGCTTTTGGATTGATGGGGTGTGTGCGTGTTTGGATGCATTTTGAGAGAAACTTCTTAGGTTCGCTCGTGACGACCTATTAAATGAATTGTGTTGCTTTGGAGGCGCGGACAAAGTTTTTTTAAGACGTATGAGTAAAATAGCAGGAATTGGggattttttgctattttttcatGTGTGGTTGCCTATAGATTGAAAAGGGTGTGGGCATCCGGATGCGTTTTTGTCGAAACTACTTGGGTCCACCCATGACGGCCTATTAAATGGATTATGCTGCTAAGGTGGGGCAGCCAGAACTTTTTTTAATACATATGAGCGACATAGTAGGAATTGaggattttttgtgatttttcgtGTGTGTTAGCCTATGGATtgatttggggggggggggggggggagcgattgtgttttgaactaaactTTTTGGGTTCTTGTCGAACTCAAGACCTCTAATTAAGTATGAAGGAGTACTTACAGCTATGCCACAACCTGCTATAGTTTCGGGTGAGACTTCATCTATATCTTCTTTTAACAATTTTCTCATGtataatttttgtcaaaaattatGAATGGGCTAGACAGAATTTTCCTAAAGatggttaaaatcataaaaaaaagtaaacatgcaaaataataaagaaaaattaacatacaatatatatacataaaagaaaaaattgacctatcaatgtagtataattttttgataaagatttgttTCAACTTTCAACAAAGGTGACTTTGCCACTAACATGAACTCTTAAAATTTATACACTAGTTGTTCTTTTATCAAAAGAGAATTCCCTTGGACGGGCAATGTTGACTTCGTGTTGGTCAAGAGCCGTTTGTGGCAGACTAGGCTCGTGACCTTCTGAGTCGTCATGATGTAAGTCATGACCACTTTGAATAGTTTGATGCATATGGAACGGCGAAGACGAGCCATCTCCACTACCACCTTGGTAGAATCGGGTGGGAGATGACGACCCCTCGATGTCCCAATGGTCCACATTATAATTCAATCTTTGTGGACTCACATCCATGTCACTCGTCCGGATCCCGCGTAGGAGATGGACAGGTGACATGCCATGAGTGGGCGTTGTTGGCCTACTTGACATTGGTGTTGCTGGATTTGAATGATGTTTGTTGATCTCTTTGATGTGCTTCTTGGCACCATGATGCCACTTCCTCAATGCTGTTGCTACTCTTTCATTGAAAATTGTTGGTTTCATTGATGATCCCATCTGTTTAAAATTGTGAAACAGTGTAAAGAATTTTTACACTACCAAATCACTTAAAATTTACGTAATTTCCCtaataagtaaaattaataacATGAAAGATAAGACTTGGAATAATACGTTAAATTGTTAGTACATATAAGTTGAATCCTTTTCGTATATCTTTCCGAGGAGGAGAGAAATTTAGTGTGTGTTTAGTCATGGatagttttcactttttttcctgAAATTTTATTTCGACAATTACTTGGTCATAGAATTGTTACAATTTTTTGAAACTCACACAAAAAAAATCcagaaaaaatatttcaattttcaaatgtCGTTTACAACTTGAAAacaaatactaatttttttttttcaatcgtCACAATTCTTATGTCCACACACCCTCTTAATATCCGGGCGATCTTAATATCCGTAATATTGCGGGCAATAAAATTGATTATGAAACTTGAATCGTAAAATGTGATCGAGTttataatcttaaaaataaaataagtcgTGTATTAAAAAGTAACCTAATAATTATATAAAGAACTTCTTACGCTAACGATGTATATAACTTAATTACCTGTGTCACAAGGGCATATAATGGAAGAGTTACATAGCTGCAAAGAATTTGAATAAGAACCCTGcaccaaaaattaaacaaacattCTGATATGTAAGTAATTTAAATCAAACTATGAAAAGTTTAACAAGAAATCCAAACTATAATTAGAGATAAAAGAGTTTTAATTAATTAGAAGATAATTAATACTTACCCCATTGTCATTCTAATGACGATATCCTCAGTTTTGTCATGGAAACAAGATTTCAGCCCAAATTCATActgttatatataattaaaagaaaaaaacaaacaaaaagttAATTTTAATTTCCTTAATTCTTAAGTTATTCCATAAGTTTTTCCCAACCAAACGTAGGATAAGTTCATACTAAAattaatcacaaaaaataattattctttattcCTCGTACCAAATTAGCAGAGTTAATTGGTGACTTACCCAAGTCCAAGCAAAGAAAGCCAATTGAAAAGCATTCTGTAATATATCACAAAAagatacaaaattaataatatataaaaaaaaaaaaatcttcaaaattaaaacttatttttcttaattattttttttacctgAAAAAGCACAAAATTAATTagataaagaagaagacgaggacgattaaaccaaaataaatcatCTCCAGGCTGAACCACAGGTACACCTTTCACTACTTCTCCCCTTTCTTGAATTCTTAATCCCATTTTTGTTATAATCACTTGTAATTTGGTCCCTACTAACAATATCACCTGCGTGTAGCGGAGTCAGAATTTCCACTAAATAGAATTTTAGATATGAATGAGTACTAAACACACGAAGAAGTAGAGACGGATTCAGAATTTGAAGGTTATGAGTTTTTGCAGCAATCTCtcgttaatatatatatatatatatatatatatatatatatatacatacacactcCTATATGCTCCATCGATTTCAATTTGTTCGACTTGATGTGAAGTACGAGAATCAAAGTAACTATTGTTTTGTTGTTCTGTGTgtattcagatctagaatctTTAATTactttgtaaataaaaattacacTGTTAACAATTAATAATTaggaagaatttcaaaaattaagatcAATGAGAATATCATTTGACTGTTCAAATAGTTATTaagacaaacaaaataaaatagagaaagtatatatatgaaatttaccgtagttactttttaagtatataggttattataaatattttctatatTATCCATGCAttgaatttaattaaagtttgactaaaacaaattatgaataaataaatataggaTGGAACTGAAAAGGATAGATGTATAAAATGTGGAAAATAGAAATAATGACACAAAAAGTCAAATGTAAAATGTGTACAAAATGATTGAAAACTACTTACAAATAGTGGAATGAATGGTAGCCACAGATAAGAATACCAGCCTGTccacaaataaaaatgaaattcttTAGTCAATTCAAttgcataaaaataatttatatttttttatttcacaccTGATATTCAGTATTCGATTTCaactcaattaaatttaaattatcatTGAAAGgtctaaaattaaaagataaaagcaTTATCTAATGAAATCGAATTCATATTCAATATGCAAACTCGAGATGTCAgattaaaaataaaggaataattaCATTACATGAAGTGCTAAACTAAAACATTAGTCCAAggattaataatatttttgatctcttagttattagtaaattataattttaattcttttaattaTCTGATTAAGTACATATAACCTTTAATTACTTAAAACATGCATTGTTTTTCATTTGCTTGCAAATATTCACAAATTTATTGAAGTATCAAATATTTTACTATTTGAATACccatatattaaatttttttattttttttgtcgtTTCATATTTGAGAATAATATACTTcgaaaaatagtttaatatactAATATGTTTCTAATATAAAGGGATCAGAAGCAtgcattttaattaatttaaagttaaaaattttGAGGTATTTACCATGAGTATTGAAGAGTAGGAATAATACAGCAAGGAACCAAATTGGAggactgcaaaaaaaaaaaaaaaaaaaacccacaaAAAAATGAGTTTAAGCAATAACTTATCACAAAACTGTCAGTAcataattttgaattaaattgtGCAAAATGGattaaagtaaaattaattattcattaataaaatggaaaatcagaaatagaaatttaaaaggataaaataaaaataccttATGCTAACTACTACTTTGAAATCTTCTTCTAATGACCTCTTAATATATTTTTGGAAATCAAAATTTATTTGGCTCTGAGGTGCCAAATGTGCCTGTAAATTACaccaaaattataaaataagaaacaaaattaGATCCTTTTTATCCATAAATACAATCTACACTTGAGCCCTTACTGAGGTAGtggtacactttaccctccccagatctcaCTAGTGGGATTTTGCcgtgtatgttgttgtttatCCATAAAAACAATCTACACTTGAGTTAAGGGTTtttcgaaaacagtctctctacttgaTCAGATAGTAGCAAGGTTTGCATACACTTTACCTTTCCCACAAATAAAACTCttcgt of the Capsicum annuum cultivar UCD-10X-F1 chromosome 11, UCD10Xv1.1, whole genome shotgun sequence genome contains:
- the LOC107848305 gene encoding MLO-like protein 6 isoform X1, producing MAGGGGGRSLEQTPTWAVAVVCFALVAISVVIEFIIHLIGKWLKSKQKRALYEALEKIKSELMLLGFISLLLTVGQDPISNICVSEKIASTWHPCTKQKENEINKEKSDDLEGHRRRLLTASDGGVRRVLAAVGTDKCADKMSSWKAWENETRTAEYQFTNDPERFRFARDTSFGRRHLSFWTKNSVLLWIVCFFRQFVRSVPKVDYLTLRHGFIMAHLAPQSQINFDFQKYIKRSLEEDFKVVVSISPPIWFLAVLFLLFNTHGWYSYLWLPFIPLFVILLVGTKLQVIITKMGLRIQERGEVVKGVPVVQPGDDLFWFNRPRLLLYLINFVLFQNAFQLAFFAWTWYEFGLKSCFHDKTEDIVIRMTMGVLIQILCSYVTLPLYALVTQMGSSMKPTIFNERVATALRKWHHGAKKHIKEINKHHSNPATPMSSRPTTPTHGMSPVHLLRGIRTSDMDVSPQRLNYNVDHWDIEGSSSPTRFYQGGSGDGSSSPFHMHQTIQSGHDLHHDDSEGHEPSLPQTALDQHEVNIARPREFSFDKRTTSV
- the LOC107848305 gene encoding MLO-like protein 6 (The RefSeq protein has 6 substitutions compared to this genomic sequence), which codes for MAGGGGGRSLEQTPTWAVAVVCFALVAISVVIEFIIHLIGKWLKSKQKRALYEALEKIKSELMLLGFISLLLTVGQDPISNICVSEKIASTWHPCTKQKENEINKEKSDDLEGHRRRLLTASDGGVRRVLAAVGTDKCADKGKVAFVSADGIHQLHIFIFVLALFHIFYCITTLALGRAKMSSWKAWENETRTAEYQFTNDPERFRFARDTSFGRRHLSFWTKNSVLLWIVCFFRQFVRSVPKVDYLTLRHGFIMAHLAPQSQINFDFQKYIKRSLEEDFKVVVSISPPIWFLAVLFLLFNTHGWYSYLWLPFIPLFVILLVGTKLQVIITKMGLRIQERGEVVKGVPVVQPGDDLFWFNRPRLLLYLINFVLFQNAFQLAFFAWTWYEFGLKSCFHDKTEDIVIRMTMGVLIQILCSYVTLPLYALVTQMGSSMKPTIFNERVATALRKWHHGAKKHIKEINKHHSNPATPMSSRPTTPTHGMSPVHLLRGIRTSDMDVSPQRSNYNVDHWDIEGSSSPTRFYQGGGGDGSSSPSHMHQIIQSGHDLRHDDSEGHEPSLPQTARDQHEVNIARPREFSFDKRTTSV